A stretch of Ipomoea triloba cultivar NCNSP0323 chromosome 11, ASM357664v1 DNA encodes these proteins:
- the LOC115996726 gene encoding probable acyl-CoA dehydrogenase IBR3 yields the protein MAYRTSDLVGQVDPAQSFNTEALLRYSSAHVDGFPPSPSQFSVSQFGHGQSNPTFLVEVHSGTKVKKYVLRKKPPGELLQSAHAVEREYEVLHALGSRTLVPVPKVFCLCTDSSVIGTPFYIMEYLEGRIFIDPKLPDLPPKQRKAIYHATAQALASIHSVDVDAIGLGNYGKRNNYCKRQVERWAKQYLLSTGEGKSERNQKMLELADWLQKHIPLEDSSGATAGLVHGDFRIDNIVFHPIEDKVIGILDWELSTLGNQMCDVAYSCLNYIVNIASMNLEENDGFELKSFPEGIPSLVEFLADYCSAAGRQWPATQWKFYIAFSLFRGASIYAGVHNRWIMGNASGGERARLAGERANSLIRTAWSYIGRQSVLPPDFPAEKIASDGMQQSGHESQNLVFPVGAKFVPNKKIQDLRDRLIKFMEHHIYPRENEFYKLAQSTMRWTVHPDEEKLKELAKREGLWNLFIPFDSAARARKLLFGESSDTTSNSKYDCLLGAGLSNLEYGYLCEIMGRSIWAPQVFNCGAPDTGNMEVLLRYGNAEQMREWLIPLLEGKIRSGFAMTEPQVASSDATNIECSIKRLGDSYIINGKKWWTSGAMDPRCKLLIVMGKTDPTAPMHKQQSMILVDINSPGIKIERPLTVFGFDDAPHGHAEILFENVCVSEKNIVLGEGRGFEIAQGRLGPGRLHHCMRLIGAAERGMQMMVQRASERRAFGKFIAEHGSFRSDVARCRIEVEKTRLLILEAADQLDRLGNKKARGTIAMAKVAAPDMALKVVDMAMQVHGAAGLSGDTVLAHLWATARTLRIADGPDEVHLGTIAKLELRRAKL from the exons ATGGCATATCGAACTTCCGATCTCGTTGGCCAAGTCGATCCGGCTCAGAGCTTTAACACAGAAGCCCTCCTCCGCTACTCCTCTGCCCATGTCGATGGCTTCCCTCCTTCTCCATCTCAATTCTCCGTTTCTCAG TTTGGGCATGGCCAATCAAATCCTACATTTCTCGTTGAGGTCCATTCAGGAACTAAAGTGAAGAAATATGTATTAAGAAAGAAACCTCCTGGTGAACTGCTTCAATCTGCTCATGCTGTTGAGAGAGAATATGAG GTCCTGCATGCATTAGGTAGTCGTACACTGGTGCCAGTCCCTAAAGTTTTCTGTTTGTGTACGGACTCAAGTGTGATTGGAACACCATTTTACATAATGGAGTATTTGGAAGGGCGCATTTTTATTGACCCCAAGCTCCCA GATCTACCACCTAAACAAAGAAAGGCAATATATCATGCAACTGCCCAAGCTTTGGCCTCAATTCATTCAGTTGATGTTGATGCTATTGGTCTAGGCAATTATGGGAAGCGGAATAACTACTGTAAGCGACAG GTTGAGAGGTGGGCCAAACAGTATCTTTTATCCACTGGTGAGGGTAAGTCTGAGAGAAATCAGAAAATGTTGGAACTGGCTGATTGGTTGCAGAAGCACATTCCCCTGGAAGATTCTTCTGGGGCAACAGCAGGTCTTGTCCATGGTGACTTTCGAATTGATAATATTGTGTTCCATCCCATAGAG GACAAAGTCATTGGGATTCTTGATTGGGAACTTTCTACTCTTGGTAATCAGATGTGTGATGTTGCTTACAGCTGCTTG AACTATATTGTCAATATTGCATCAATGAATCTAGAAGAGAATGATGGTTTTGAACTTAAAAGTTTCCCTGAAGGCATTCCTTCTCTAGTGGAATTCCTGGCAGATTATTGTTCAGCAGCT GGAAGGCAGTGGCCTGCTACTCAGTGGAAGTTCTACATTGCATTTTCATTATTTCGTGGAGCATCAATCTATGCAGGTGTACATAACAGATGGATCATG GGTAATGCTTCGGGGGGTGAACGTGCCAGACTTGCTGGAGAGAGGGCTAATTCTTTAATCAGAACTGCATGGTCATATATTGGAAGACAATCTGTTCTCCCACCAGATTTCCCAGCTG AGAAAATTGCATCAGATGGAATGCAACAATCTGGTCATGAAAGTCAAAATCTTGTCTTCCCTGTTGGAGCCAAATTTGTgcctaataaaaaaattcaagattTGAGAGACAGATTGATCAAGTTTATGGAGCATCACATATACCCACGGGAAAATGAATTTTACAAACTTGCTCAGTCTACCATGCGTTGGACAGTTCACCCGGATGAGGAAAAGTTAAAAGAACTGGCGAAAAGAGAAGGCCTTTGGAACTTGTTTATACCT TTTGATAGTGCAGCTCGAGCAAGAAAACTTCTTTTTGGAGAAAGCAGTGACACTACATCAAACAGCAAATATGATTGCTTATTGGGTGCAGGACTCTCCAATCTAGAATATGGGTATCTCTGTGAGATAATGGGTCGTTCTATTTGGGCACCACAGGTTTTCAACTGTGGGGCACCTGATACTGGAAATATGGag GTATTACTTCGATATGGGAATGCCGAACAGATGAGGGAATGGCTTATTCCCTTGCTTGAGGGAAAGATACGATCTGGCTTTGCGATGACAGAACCACAAGTTGCATCCTCAGATGCAACCAATATAGAGTGCTCCATAAAAAG GCTTGGGGATTCATATATCATCAATGGAAAGAAATGGTGGACTAGTGGTGCCATGGATCCTAGGTGCAAACTTCTCATTGTTATG GGGAAAACTGATCCAACAGCTCCAATGCATAAACAGCAATCCATGATTTTAGTAGATATAAACTCCCCAGGTATAAAGATAGAGCGACCACTGACAGTGTTTGGTTTTGATGATGCACCACATGGGCACGCGGAAATACTGTTTGAGAATGTGTGTGTCTCAGAGAAGAACATTGTTCTTGGAGAGGGGCGTGGGTTTGAGATTGCACAG GGTAGGTTGGGTCCTGGAAGGCTGCATCATTGCATGAGGTTAATAGGTGCAGCTGAACGTGGTATGCAGATGATGGTTCAGAGGGCTAGTGAGAGAAGAGCTTTTGGAAAGTTTATTGCTGAGCATGGTTCATTCCGTTCTGATGTTGCCAGA TGCCGAATAGAAGTGGAGAAAACGAGATTGCTAATTCTGGAAGCTGCAGACCAGCTTGATCGGTTAGGGAACAAAAAGGCTCGTGGTACCATAGCAATGGCAAAG GTAGCAGCTCCAGATATGGCACTGAAAGTAGTTGACATGGCAATGCAAGTGCATGGAGCAGCTGGGCTATCAGGGGACACTGTTCTAGCACATCTGTGGGCTACAGCCAGGACGTTGAGAATAGCAGATGGTCCAGATGAAGTGCACTTGGGGACCATTGCAAAGTTAGAGTTACGGAGAGCCAAACTGTGA
- the LOC115996870 gene encoding probable acyl-CoA dehydrogenase IBR3, which yields TDPTAPMHKQQSMILVDINSPGIKIERPLTVFGFDDAPHGHAEILFENVCVSEKNIVLGEGRGFEIAQGRLGPGRLHHCMRLIGAAERGMQMMVQRASERRAFGKFIAEHGSFRSDVARCRIEVEKTRLLILEAADQLDRLGNKKARGTIAMAKVAAPDMALKVVDMAMQVHGAAGLSGDTVLAHLWATARTLRIADGPDEVHLGTIAKLELRRAKL from the exons ACTGATCCAACAGCTCCAATGCATAAACAGCAATCCATGATTTTAGTAGATATAAACTCCCCAGGTATAAAGATAGAGCGACCACTGACAGTGTTTGGTTTTGATGATGCACCACATGGGCACGCGGAAATACTGTTTGAGAATGTGTGTGTCTCAGAGAAGAACATTGTTCTTGGAGAGGGGCGTGGGTTTGAGATTGCACAG GGTAGGTTGGGTCCTGGAAGGCTGCATCATTGCATGAGGTTAATAGGTGCAGCTGAACGTGGTATGCAGATGATGGTTCAGAGGGCTAGTGAGAGAAGAGCTTTTGGAAAGTTTATTGCTGAGCATGGTTCATTCCGTTCTGATGTTGCCAGA TGCCGAATAGAAGTGGAGAAAACGAGATTGCTAATTCTGGAAGCTGCAGACCAGCTTGATCGGTTAGGGAACAAAAAGGCTCGTGGTACCATAGCAATGGCAAAG GTAGCAGCTCCAGATATGGCACTGAAAGTAGTTGACATGGCAATGCAAGTGCATGGAGCAGCTGGGCTATCAGGGGACACTGTTCTAGCACATCTGTGGGCTACAGCCAGGACGTTGAGAATAGCAGATGGTCCAGATGAAGTGCACTTGGGGACCATTGCAAAGTTAGAGTTACGGAGAGCCAAACTGTGA
- the LOC115996871 gene encoding pectinesterase-like produces the protein MSDAAGSKKNAAIASVAGVLLVACVVATTVSVTKQGGGSSEGEQGLTTSTKSAHAICATTDYKDTCETSLSEAKNTSNPKELIKVAFDAAMKNLSDVISHSALLKKASKDPRTSGALDVCKQVLNDSVDDIRRSLDKVEGFGMDKMQEYADDIKVWLSGAITNQQTCLDAFQNTSGDTGEKMKKLVNFTGELTSNGLAMVTQFSDVLQTLEIPGMKKRRRRILLDEFAEERSRLLLGMASPSNLKPKAVVAKDGSGRFKTINGAIKAIPPKNNVLYVIKIKAGIYKEQVMVPRKMNKVVFVGEGPTKTKITGGLNFIDGTATFKTATVAIQGDGFMARDIGIENSAGAAKHQAVALRVSADDAIFYNCRIDGYQDTLYTHSYRQYFRNCTITGTIDFIFGDAAAVFQNCKMIVRKPLGNQACMITAQGRKDHRGVGAIVIQNSEFLPDAALKSVKPAVTVYLGRPWKEFSRTIIMKSYIHAFIHPTGWSPWMGNFGLNTCWYAEYQNRGPGANTKARVNWKCYQKRITPEVANQFTAGVYLKGDAWIKPTGIPYTAGM, from the coding sequence atgtcTGACGCCGCTGGAAGTAAAAAAAACGCGGCGATTGCTAGCGTTGCCGGTGTTCTTTTGGTGGCCTGCGTGGTGGCTACCACCGTATCCGTGACAAAGCAGGGCGGTGGGTCTTCGGAGGGCGAGCAAGGACTTACAACCTCAACGAAGTCGGCTCACGCGATTTGCGCCACCACCGATTACAAGGACACATGCGAGACTAGCCTTTCTGAGGCAAAGAACACGAGCAACCCGAAAGAGCTTATAAAGGTGGCTTTCGACGCGGCCATGAAGAACCTTAGCGATGTCATCTCTCATTCGGCTTTATTGAAGAAAGCCAGTAAGGACCCCCGTACTAGCGGGGCTCTAGATGTATGCAAACAAGTCCTGAATGACTCGGTGGACGATATCAGGAGGTCTTTGGATAAGGTGGAGGGATTTGGCATGGACAAGATGCAAGAGTACGCGGACGACATCAAGGTTTGGCTCAGTGGTGCCATTACTAACCAGCAGACATGTTTAGATGCCTTCCAGAACACCAGCGGAGATACCGGcgagaaaatgaagaaacttgTCAACTTCACGGGGGAGCTCACCAGCAACGGCCTGGCCATGGTTACCCAGTTCAGCGACGTCCTCCAAACCCTGGAAATCCCGGGAATGAAGAAAAGGCGGCGGCGGATACTGTTGGATGAGTTTGCGGAGGAGCGCAGCAGACTCCTCCTGGGGATGGCTTCGCCTTCCAACCTCAAACCCAAAGCAGTGGTTGCTAAGGACGGAAGCGGCCGTTTTAAGACCATAAACGGCGCTATTAAAGCAATCCCCCCCAAGAACAACGTCCTCTACGTCATCAAAATCAAGGCCGGCATTTACAAGGAGCAAGTGATGGTTCCTAGAAAGATGAATAAAGTAGTATTCGTGGGAGAGGGCCCAACAAAGACCAAGATAACAGGCGGCTTGAATTTTATAGACGGCACAGCCACATTCAAGACCGCCACAGTTGCTATCCAAGGAGATGGTTTCATGGCACGAGATATCGGAATCGAGAACTCTGCGGGAGCCGCTAAGCACCAAGCCGTCGCCCTCCGCGTCTCGGCTGACGACGCCATCTTCTACAACTGCCGCATAGATGGGTATCAAGACACCCTCTACACCCACTCCTACAGGCAATACTTCCGCAACTGCACCATCACCGGCACCATTGATTTCATCTTTGGAGATGCCGCAGCCGTGTTTCAGAACTGCAAAATGATCGTGAGGAAGCCCTTGGGAAACCAGGCCTGCATGATCACCGCCCAGGGTAGGAAGGACCACCGCGGAGTTGGCGCCATTGTCATCCAGAATTCGGAGTTCCTCCCGGACGCAGCTCTCAAAAGCGTCAAGCCAGCCGTCACCGTGTACTTGGGGCGGCCTTGGAAGGAGTTCTCCAGAACAATCATCATGAAATCTTACATCCACGCCTTCATTCACCCAACGGGGTGGTCTCCCTGGATGGGAAACTTTGGACTCAACACTTGCTGGTATGCGGAGTACCAGAACAGGGGCCCCGGCGCTAACACCAAAGCCAGGGTCAACTGGAAGTGTTACCAGAAGCGCATTACACCCGAGGTTGCTAATCAATTTACTGCCGGAGTCTACCTTAAGGGAGATGCCTGGATCAAGCCCACCGGCATCCCCTACACTGCTGGGAtgtga
- the LOC115997301 gene encoding translocase of chloroplast 159, chloroplastic-like, producing the protein MDSSKIYGLPPIISTTTGTSQPPANALSFTGIRAPLTIDDSDDFEYSSSSLSNAENDSSIADAYTSHNESASEASISGEDGFDSNSEMDDSGPNEQTLEVEQTPFVNQFDYRPSVEYSEGEIVEENSNLDEFDDDYISSVGNVGYSGFRQGIPIAVLSVDNDDDSEGSVVMEDFNDGFSGSVRVPSYTTVLERIGGSAPKVRVPTVEGEEEEEEEEEELECNENAMQPDVVVDDGGVEDENAQEKQVVAVDSVLSGNAKRLVSDYVQHQIIADCPVPDSVPDEYKDCDVEEIKVECRVTSKEPPLPLREQLESTGMQLEEDIQSVYMGAQDIEIVNLDIDSKLPVVFKWVIEEEPKELNFFGIDDDMGIAKSNLQVGENACLAQIGKNEIQDSIVKQEIYQSFETKTCNIKGDEVKSSDGAENVQISAAQDQVFPLSGTEVNTTHGLAEGDELSRDSNISQSMAINSLPELQIIKDNCTFKLVEDEENSFPLNNDDGLTFEDSRVKETIDRSDYRFDGDSCLDHVQNIDGEVVTDSNGEVDTIEENKKKETFETAALLKAAGLGSTIQPSGIVSQPKDSNISAPSDHAVEPEGILSEAERSNLEKIQQLRLKFLHLIHRLNQPPEDSLAAAQVFSCLALATGKPFAQAFCVNSAQTEALQFESDGRNNLNFSLNVLVIGKTGVGKSATINSIFHEDKAVTDAFKPATTTVKEMVGTLEGVIVRALDTPGLRSSISEQIYNRKVLLSIKKAMTRCPPDVILYIDRLDTQTRDLCDLPLLKSITTYLGPSIWEKTIVTLTHAASSPPDGSTGKPLSYEMFVAQRLHAIQELINHTVGDLHIMSAGLMNPMSLVENHSLCMRNGNGEILLQHRENWRSQLLLLCYSMKIVSELSSVVKSRDPLDPDFEMCWPPLTYFLSSVLQYNVHPNCEGEDVDSDSSSQPAYLSNSGKEDENECESSIRIHTGPIFKLRGWDCDYGYDQPTLIWGRRCKVGVRAELNKKQSGGMCIRTSSSDYSQIGILCIIITVVKDIIRRIYPQEL; encoded by the coding sequence ATGGACTCCTCAAAGATATATGGCTTGCCCCCCATTATATCCACAACCACAGGGACATCACAGCCTCCTGCAAATGCCCTCTCTTTCACAGGTATACGAGCTCCTCTCACTATTGATGATTCCGATGATTTCGAATATTCTTCCTCGTCTCTTAGTAATGCCGAAAACGACAGTAGCATTGCTGATGCTTACACTAGCCACAATGAGTCTGCTTCTGAAGCTTCTATTAGCGGTGAGGATGGTTTTGACTCTAATTCTGAGATGGATGACTCTGGCCCAAATGAGCAAACCCTTGAAGTTGAACAGACCCCATTTGTTAACCAGTTTGATTATAGGCCTTCTGTGGAATACTCAGAGGGTGAaattgttgaagaaaatagTAATCTCgatgaatttgatgatgatTATATATCTTCTGTTGGAAATGTGGGATATAGTGGTTTTAGACAAGGTATACCGATTGCCGTGTTGTCAGTGGACAATGATGATGATTCCGAAGGTAGTGTAGTAATGGAAGATTTCAATGATGGTTTCTCTGGCTCTGTTAGAGTTCCAAGTTATACTACAGTGTTAGAGAGGATAGGAGGAAGTGCACCTAAAGTTAGAGTCCCCACTGTCGAAggtgaggaggaggaggaggaggaggaggaggagttaGAATGCAATGAGAATGCAATGCAACCAGATGTTGTAGTGGATGACGGTGGGGTGGAAGATGAGAATGCCCAAGAAAAACAGGTTGTTGCAGTAGATTCAGTGTTGAGTGGTAATGCGAAGAGGTTGGTTTCTGATTATGTCCAACACCAAATTATTGCTGACTGCCCTGTTCCTGATTCAGTGCCAGATGAATACAAGGATTGTGATGTTGAAGAGATAAAAGTAGAATGTAGGGTGACAAGTAAAGAGCCTCCTCTGCCACTGAGAGAGCAGCTGGAATCCACTGGCATGCAATTAGAAGAAGACATTCAATCTGTTTATATGGGTGCACAAGATATAGAGATTGTGAACTTGGATATTGATTCTAAGCTTCCTGTTGTTTTTAAGTGGGTAATTGAAGAAGAACCTAAGGAGTTGAATTTCTTTGGAATTGATGACGATATGGGGATTGCCAAAAGTAACTTACAGGTTGGAGAAAATGCTTGTCTCGCTCAAATAGGTAAGAATGAGATCCAAGACAGCATAGTCAAGCAAGAAATTTATCAAAGTTTTGAGACAAAGACTTGTAACATTAAGGGTGATGAAGTTAAGAGCAGTGATGGTGCAGAAAATGTTCAAATATCAGCAGCCCAGGATCAGGTATTTCCCCTGAGTGGCACTGAAGTGAATACAACTCATGGACTTGCAGAAGGAGATGAGTTGTCAAGAGATTCCAACATTTCTCAATCTATGGCAATCAATTCCCTTCCAGAGTTACAGAtaattaaagataattgtaCATTCAAATTAGTGGAAGATGAGGAAAATTCATTTCCACTCAACAATGATGATGGATTGACCTTTGAAGATTCTAGAGTGAAGGAAACCATAGATCGATCAGACTATCGGTTTGATGGAGACAGCTGCCTGGATCATGTGCAGAATATAGATGGTGAGGTTGTTACAGACTCAAATGGAGAGGTGGATACaattgaagaaaacaaaaagaaagaaacattTGAAACTGCTGCACTGTTGAAGGCTGCTGGATTAGGATCCACAATTCAACCTTCGGGGATTGTTTCCCAGCCGAAGGACTCTAATATTTCTGCTCCTTCAGATCATGCAGTTGAACCAGAAGGAATCTTAAGTGAAGCAGAAAGGAGTAACCTTGAGAAGATACAGCAGTTGCGCTTAAAATTTTTGCATCTAATCCACAGACTAAATCAGCCTCCTGAAGATTCCTTAGCTGCTGCACAGGTTTTTAGTTGTCTAGCACTTGCTACAGGGAAGCCATTTGCTCAAGCATTCTGTGTGAACTCTGCTCAAACAGAAGCACTGCAGTTTGAATCAGATGGTAGGAACAACCTGAACTTCTCTTTGAATGTCTTGGTTATTGGGAAAACTGGAGTTGGCAAGAGTGCTACTATAAATTCCATTTTCCATGAGGACAAAGCAGTGACTGATGCATTTAAACCTGCCACAACCACTGTGAAGGAGATGGTTGGGACATTGGAGGGAGTCATAGTTAGAGCCTTGGACACTCCCGGTCTCAGATCTTCCATCTCAGAACAAATATATAACCGTAAAGTGCTGCTGTCTATAAAGAAGGCCATGACAAGATGCCCACCAGATGTTATCCTCTACATTGATCGTCTGGATACACAAACTAGAGATCTTTGTGATTTGCCATTGTTGAAATCCATCACCACATATCTTGGTCCATCAATATGGGAGAAAACCATTGTTACCCTGACCCATGCAGCTTCAAGTCCTCCTGATGGATCAACTGGGAAACCCTTAAGCTATGAAATGTTTGTGGCTCAGAGATTGCATGCTATTCAGGAGTTGATTAACCATACTGTTGGTGATTTGCATATAATGAGTGCTGGTTTGATGAATCCAATGTCTCTGGTAGAAAACCACTCTTTATGTATGAGAAATGGAAATGGAGAAATACTGCTTCAACACAGAGAAAATTGGAGATCTCAGCTACTGCTCTTGTGTTACTCAATGAAGATTGTGTCAGAATTAAGTAGTGTTGTTAAAAGTAGAGATCCTTTGGACCCTGACTTTGAAATGTGTTGGCCTCCTCTTACATATTTCCTATCTTCTGTACTCCAATACAATGTTCATCCAAACTGTGAAGGTGAGGATGTGGACTCAGACAGTAGTAGTCAGCCAGCATATTTGTCTAATTCAggcaaagaagatgaaaatgagTGTGAATCATCAATCCGAATTCATACAGGGCCTATTTTCAAGTTGCGTGGATGGGACTGTGATTATGGATATGATCAACCTACCCTTATATGGGGAAGAAGGTGTAAAGTAGGTGTTAGGGCAGAGTTGAACAAGAAGCAAAGTGGTGGGATGTGCATCAGGACAAGCAGCTCAGATTATAGTCAGATTGGTATActatgtataataataacaGTAGTGAAAGACATAATAAGGAGGATCTATCCTCAGGAGTTGTAG
- the LOC115996872 gene encoding uncharacterized protein LOC115996872 — protein MSLLSWNCRGLGNPTAVRVLADLVRAKRPRVVFLMETFVDKSRMEEVKVQIGYENMFVVDVVGHKGGLALLWMSSIDLDITAYSNNHIDAVLAMDIGRPSFRFTGYYGFPERQRRRDSWNMLRTLAAQSTLPWVVMGDFNDLLHHSDKRGRVPHPEWLLAGFRETIADCSIHEFPFEGHQFTWERSRGTPNMVEEKLDRIFTTESWVTMFDGARATSMLCPYSDHLPLLLTSVSLAHTIKRKRFCFDNMWLREDKCREIVMQSWERTVGLDVFTRVENCG, from the coding sequence ATGAGTCTTTTATCATGGAATTGCCGGGGGCTTGGCAACCCGACGGCAGTTCGAGTACTTGCGGACCTTGTCCGTGCTAAGAGGCCAAGAGTGGTTTTTCTAATGGAAACTTTTGTTGATAAGTCGAGAATGGAGGAGGTAAAAGTGCAGATTGGGTATGAGAATATGTTTGTTGTGGATGTTGTTGGACACAAGGGAGGATTGGCGTTATTGTGGATGAGTTCTATTGACTTGGACATAACGGCTTACTCGAATAATCATATTGATGCCGTTTTGGCCATGGATATTGGTAGACCAAGTTTTCGGTTCACAGGGTATTATGGTTTTCCTGAGAGGCAAAGGCGACGGGATTCCTGGAATATGCTACGCACGCTTGCTGCACAAAGTACTTTGCCATGGGTAGTGATGGGTGActtcaatgatttacttcatcaCTCAGATAAACGTGGCCGGGTCCCCCACCCGGAATGGTTGCTAGCAGGGTTCAGAGAAACAATAGCTGACTGTAGCATTCATGAGTTCCCATTTGAAGGGCACCAATTCACTTGGGAACGCTCTAGGGGCACGCCTAATATGGTGGAGGAGAAGTTGGATAGAATTTTTACTACAGAATCCTGGGTTACTATGTTTGATGGGGCTCGTGCGACTTCAATGCTTTGCCCATATAGCGACCATCTTCCGCTATTATTGACCTCGGTATCGCTTGCCCATACCATAAAAAGGAAAAGGTTCTGCTTTGATAACATGTGGCTACGGGAGGATAAATGCCGTGAAATTGTGATGCAATCTTGGGAACGAACTGTGGGTCTTGATGTGTTCACTAGAGTTGAGAATTGTGGCTAG
- the LOC115996873 gene encoding uncharacterized protein LOC115996873 has protein sequence MSTSDISSMCANLTLADVDDEDISMQVPNVLPDSAEPEDGLYAVCRVVTEKHVKYSFFLDTMAGVWRPAMGVNMRQLQPHRFLVRFYHEADITRVLSEGPWTFEQCLLIMQRVVPGDDPERMVLQHSEFWIQIHSLPAGFRSEAVVSAIGSFLGTLVCTDERNFDGAMRVFYRVRVAIDITKPLKKQMKLKRENGTWAFIDFRYERLPTFCFLCGVIGHGDRFCSKILHGVDLKAEKPYGAWLRAGTRRNAPTTG, from the coding sequence ATGTCGACGTCGGATATCTCGAGCATGTGTGCAAACTTAACCTTAGCCGATGTGGATGATGAAGACATCTCCATGCAGGTTCCTAATGTTTTGCCGGATTCGGCCGAGCCTGAAGATGGGTTATATGCAGTTTGTCGGGTAGTCACTGAGAAGCATGTTAAATACTCTTTCTTTCTGGACACAATGGCTGGTGTGTGGAGACCGGCTATGGGAGTCAATATGCGACAGTTGCAACCTCACAGGTTTCTGGTTCGATTTTACCACGAGGCTGATATCACGCGGGTCTTATCTGAAGGCCCTTGGACGTTTGAACAATGTCTGTTGATTATGCAGCGAGTAGTGCCAGGAGATGATCCAGAGCGTATGGTGTTACAACACTCGGAGTTCTGGATTCAGATTCACTCGCTACCTGCTGGCTTTCGTTCAGAGGCTGTGGTTTCTGCAATCGGATCATTCCTTGGTACGCTGGTATGTACTGATGAGCGTAACTTTGACGGAGCAATGAGAGTGTTTTACCGTGTCCGAGTGGCAATTGATATTACTAAGCCTCTGAAGAAACAGATGAAGTTGAAGAGGGAGAATGGTACCTGGGCCTTTATCGACTTCCGATACGAAAGGTTACCTACTTTTTGCTTTCTGTGTGGTGTGATTGGTCATGGGGATAGGTTTTGTTCTAAAATTCTTCATGGTGTCGATTTAAAAGCGGAGAAGCCTTATGGTGCTTGGCTCCGTGCTGGAACCAGGCGTAATGCCCCCACTACTGGGTAG
- the LOC115995712 gene encoding UV radiation resistance-associated protein-like — translation MTMLKSKAVASSRGQKQCVGQNAKVIHIHWEDYQQELARLCSLTSAVNEANQKKQFFREKLQSSIQVEEESLNRRNELDEMREKLESRKLVMGNMSMDSKVLKEKVKKREEQLSNEIRSLSVAGNAISLARNHLQDVSRSLAGGTGYGYLKYLKRLQRLLRLREQYMVSQVQVLYPVKIAIGYSPEQELGSFADAIKSGNSIREKGVDQGPLTIAGLHLTMVPFTKMGLFTDKKAVQRSATALGHVAHAVLLIASYLQVPLRYPLRLGGSRSYIRDYAPSVEPSSSDMASNSSVTSNSNQMEFPLFLEGQDSTRAAYAVFLLNKDLEQLLNYIGVTSLGPRHVLANLKELVRTIMSPKYIDT, via the exons ATGACGATGTTGAAGAG CAAAGCCGTTGCTTCATCGCGGGGTCAGAAACAATGCGTGGGCCAAAACGCTAAGGTCATACACATACACTGGGAAGATTACCAGCAAGAGCTGGCTCGCCTCTGCAGTCTCACCTCTGCCGTCAATGAAGCCAATCAGAAGAAGCAATTCTTTCGCGAAAAGCTCCAGTCCAGCATACAG GTGGAAGAAGAGTCATTGAACCGTCGAAATGAGCTTGATGAGATGAGAGAAAAATTGGAATCTCGAAAGTTAGTAATGGGAAACATGTCAATGGATTCAAAGGTTTTGAAAGAGAAAGTCAAGAAGCGAGAGGAGCAACTTAGTAATGAGATCAGGTCTCTGTCGGTTGCCGGAAATGCTATTTCTTTAGCTCGCAATCACTTGCAG GATGTGAGTAGATCACTTGCTGGGGGAACTGGTTATGGCTATCTCAAATACTTGAAGAGATTGCAGAGATTGCTGAGGTTGAGAGAACAGTATATGGTATCACAAGTTCAAGTGCTTTATCCTGTGAAGATAGCGATTGGTTATTCACCAGAACAAGAACTTGGATCATTTGCCGATGCTATCAAATCAG GTAATTCTATCAGAGAGAAAGGTGTTGATCAAGGACCCCTAACAATTGCGGGTCTACATCTTACTATGGTTCCTTTTACAAAGATGGGTCTTTTCACTGATAAGAAGGCGGTTCAGAGGTCTGCAACTGCTCTAGGACATGTTGCACAT GCTGTTTTACTTATTGCTTCCTATTTACAAGTTCCTCTTCGCTATCCTTTGCGGTTAGGAGGTTCTCGATCATATATTCGTGATTATGCACCTTCGGTTGAGCCTTCATCATCTGATATGGCATCAAATTCATCAGTCACCTCAAATTCAAATCAGATGGAATTTCCTCTGTTTTTAGAAGGGCAAGATTCAACAAGAGCAGCTTATGCTGTGTTCTTGCTAAATAAG GATCTAGAGCAGCTGTTGAATTATATTGGCGTGACAAGTTTAGGGCCACGTCATGTACTTGCGAATTTAAAAGAACTTGTGAGGACCATTATGTCTCCCAAGTACATAGATACATGA